From Oryzias melastigma strain HK-1 linkage group LG17, ASM292280v2, whole genome shotgun sequence:
caatcaagataTTGTGGAAACTTCTCTGGGCTGCATGTTATTGATGGTTTGATAACAATTTGAACATACACAATTTGTCGAAGaaccagactttggacatgccagCCATAAACGGAGCAACCAAAAGGCAAAAAAGTGTTCTAACTTAATCATAAGCAACCAACTTAAAACTCAGTATTGAGTCGGTCTGgcctttttaaacacatttttaaccaattaaAAGAAGAAGCCTAACAACTCACACACACGCTTATTGAGCTAAAACCCAGTTGAAATTGTAACTTTAGATGCCTCTGAGGAGTTAATGaacaaagaaaattcaaaatgaatgtatattaaagcatttaaaactTAATAATTACTGAATACATAGTGGAAAttcctaaaaaacaataattcagctggtaattttcaaaaatctaaataaaaactagacaAGAAGAGATCTATTTCACATGACTATGAATCCGAGTATCTGCAAACAGAGTCTGATTGTTGGATGGGATTAAGTGTGGCTTCTGTTGGAGCGGCAGCAACAGATTTAACCCAGTGAGGTCCTGTTATCTCTGGACCTGGCCGGCTGAGCATCAGCTGACGGATGGATGACTCATGCATGAAGCGGTTGGATATTTTAAATCTCTCTGTGcgcagttgttgttttttccatctAAAAAGTTACATAAAAAGTTGTGATAAAAGCAGTCATTCACCCCGTCTGATGTAAGacgtattaaaaataaactttcatggACAAAATTGGTACAATGCTCACATTGAGTCATTTTCCCAGTTGAAATGCATGTACAATGCAGGCAAATGCATCTATAGGTGTATTATTTAAGCTTCCGTGAGGTATAATTAAGGAACAATTAAGACAAAATTGCCTAATTGGAGCATCAAAACTGtgagtcattttatttactgcttgatttctttattttatgtcaaGAGGCTTGAGACAACTTCATATGCAAATCTGCGCTAAACTTGAATAGTTTATTAGATTATTAGCATATTTTTTGTCCAAACATAGaagtttgttgtttaaaaataagctcTAAAACCCCCCGGTGGAGCTCTATAACCTACATTTACATGAGGACAGGGGGCTCACTCATAGATCAACACTGGATTTACATGTAACAAGAGCAGACGGCAAGACTTTACACGGTTTCACTTGCAATTCAAATCAAAGCAGAGCGATGGCACAGCTGCTAGATTGCTGTGTTACCACGGTAACGGAGACAAGTACGGCCGTGTGGGATCATCGCAAAGAAGTTTGGTTTGCCCATTTTCAATTCATCAAGGCTGAGACATGGTGATATTTGTGAAGGCTGGTGAGCAGAGTCTGGAAAAATAGGAACCACTAACAGGCTTTATTGGAATACATGTGAATTTTTGTGGgattgacttttttctgctaaaataaGATTAGATTCAAACATTAACGTTCCCATCCTGCACCTCCAACGCTTCATATAATACTAACTGACTCTAATGACGATCCAGATCCGTTTTTGGGTAATAACCCAACATTAATGGGTTAGTTTTTAatttggtgcaacaaaaaatgtaatcaaaccTGAACCCAAGAGCCGGAGCGAGTCAGTCTGCTCGTTTATTTACCACATAAAAAACTACCTTAAAGGGCATTAAAAGAATTATATATGCTGACATGTCTGAGGTGTCACCAGCCAGTtcttaatatgttttttaaacaataaaagtgaGCAAATCAATGCCATAAGGCTTTAGTTTATCAAAGGAATCCATGTCCTATAAAGCATTTGGACCTCTGCAACTGTACCGACTGAAATCCACTCTGTTTGGGTCAAGACTTCTTCTGAAGAGGCCCAGTTCTCTGCCAGTTCTTTCTAATGCCATTATACATATAATAAAGTAAAGTTGACATGCTCAAAGCCTTAGGGcaaatcagaattcttccttctgcttcttcctacccctccaattgaagGGGCAGTTGAAGAGGTAGTGATCCCTAAatcgttcttttttttcttcttttttagggGAAAGTAATAGAGACTTAAAGGTGCATTTTTCCACAACTCTCCAtctggagggctaaatgtagaggtaggggaagaatttggattcggtATTTGGATTTCCTTATTTGTGAAACTAAAGCTTAAGTAACCACTTAGGATGTGCTCTACTCATACTTccaaattatgttgttttttatttttattttagtaatcaGTCTATTGCTTCATAAATGTGAAAGTTTAATCAAGCAAATTCTCAACCCATGATTTGTGAAAtcataatttagtttttgtaaaataattactAATTTACTCATAAATTCATGCTATTAAAAATTTTTTCCCAtaattttacatctttattcttaaaaatgttagattATTTTCTCATaacaattttattcttgtaaaattacaatttttaaaaaataattttatgactttattcttggaAATGTTAGACTTTTGTCTTAACAACTGCATTCTcttaaaattataaagtttttctaataatattacaaatgtattcttgaaaatgtttgactttttcccaaaattactttatttttgtatactTGTTacttttctcataatttcataactttattcttgaaaatttaagcatttttctcataacgaGTTAATCTTTGGAAAGTTACtactttttttactcataatttaacaaatttattcttgaaaagatttgactttttctcataatgacttttttcacttagaattacaacttttttcttataattgtGTTAATTTATCTTTGgaatttttagactttttcccCATAGAACTTCACTCTcttaaaattacgacttttttctcataattttatgaactGAGTCTTGTAAATGTTTGACATTCTGTCTCATAATGACTCCATTCtcgtaaatgtattttactctcaaatttttacaacttttttcttggaaatGTTAGACGTCTTTTCTCATCATGACTGTAATTTTTATCGCGACCCTAATACTTTGTCCCACTTTTGAGATAGTTGTGGGGGTTTTATGAACAAAGGGGTACCAAAAGCTTCTTTTTGAGATGAAGTGTAGACTCCAGCAAACtccccgtgaccctgaaaagGAAGAAGTGGGTACAGGTGATAAGAGGGGAACGGAACTTTCCTTTGCCCGTTTTACTCACACAGATTTTTATCTCCCATCAAAACTTTCCTCAGTTAGACAGTTTCATTTGTCACGGTGACCTCAAACAAAGCATGCTTTACTGAACTGGTTGTGCAGTTtctccatcacttcctgtctgcaggTCATGCGGTATCGAAGAGTGACTTCTGTTTCAGAAATGTGACTGAACAGACTTGTGAAAGaagttaaattgattttatagtttgtttgttttttgctggtTGCTCTCATAGTTTCGTGCGTAGTCCTGCATGACATCACGATGGTCCTCCTGTTTTGCATTGATCCAACACAAAGATACAAACacaatgtaaacaaagaaataaataaagatgttatcAATTTACTTAATGTTACTTTTCCCAATCTGAAAGTACGAGTGTGTCACAGGTGGAGACAGAAAGACTCATTTTCTATCACACAATTGTGATGAAAAAAGGATGTGGTGAAGTAGTCAGGCGTGAACTCGCAACCTTTAAAAGAGACATCTGAAGCGTCTCTACAGACTTCCTCTTTGCTGATCGTTATTCACAAATACAGTTGCGGTATTCTTTTTTGTAAAGGAGATGCGTGTTCATTGCAAGAAAAAATACTTATCTAGTAATTTGTCGTGTTTTGAGTTGCACTGTAAGTTGCTGCAGGAAAACAACTCATCTGAAAAGCATCACGAGACATTTTACACAGAGCAGACGGATGTAAGATCATGTTGGGATTTGAGTCATGCAACAAACCCCAACAagtttaatgtttcttttgacacaaaaaagagaactaaaggtaaaaaaaatgtacaaaatgtaatttaattttatagTGGACATTCATTCactaaaaatctgtaaaaacagATTGTCCAAATGCAAatggattattaaaaaaaaaaataattgcatgaATGGAGAGAATTCAAATGcaaaaagtgtagaaaaaacagagaaaattttAAGGTTTATATCAAGTAAAGACAGGTTTTAAGTGCAGAAGCATGAAACTGAAATGTCAGATAAGCACGGACGTGCGGTCAGGCAGACATCTGTCATGAGATATATAATAATGACAAATTTGTGAATAATCTTTGCCATGAAAGCAATTTCTGTGCAAtaatttctatattttattttgtgtatttcttgttCAGTCTGTCTCATAACAGATTCCACAATCTCTTGCAAACTGGCtttttgctaactttttgtATGCAACCGATGAAAtacttcattacatttttttaaaataaaatttcgaTTACAAGTTCTCACTTTCACCATATTTAATTAAGTATTTCAtcgatctaaaaaaaaaaaaaaaactagctaagGCAGACAGTTGTTCTGCTGCAATGAAGAGGGCGCACATGAgctcatattttttcttcttctgtggttctgCCATACATTTCAGATTCTGCATTGGGCCAACATGTACCTGCTACGTGTGGAAAGAATGCTGACATGAGATATGAAATACAATCGGTAGTTGGCAACAGTATAATGTGGTTAGGGTTGTGGCTAGCATTCATTGTCTCTGTCAGAGTCGGGTTCATAACACCAGCGTACATCTCATGACGCCAGTCTCGTTTAACAGCACAGGTTGCACATACATTGGGTTCATATATTAGTAAAGAGTCTGCGCCTCACCAGCCACAAACCTCACCACACGTCATCGCAAATCAAGCTACATCAGTCATTGATCATGCAAATGGTAGCAACTTTATATGCTTTTTagttaaaatacattaatagaGACCTGCTATCTTGTTTGTTGAATTCACCCAATATAGgtgaaaaaaagctgctttatgACGAAGCTAACCGCTTTAACTAATACCATCTATGAACCAAAGTACTACATCTAAATGTTAAATGATATTTCTAAGTATTGGAGTAAAAGAAtggtaaaataatatttagtaTTAATTTAATAATGATATAAAAGTCTCCTGgctgtgaatgtgagtgtgtgtggccGTAGGCCTTGCTTTGGACTGGCGATCTGTGTACCCCACCCTCCTCCAGCAGTaagtgggataggctccagcaaccctttgACCCTTAAACGATTCAGTGGGTCCAGAAAatggttggttggatggatgacATAGAAGTACATGATAtatgtaaaagtaaaactacatataaaatctaaatttcaataaaacctgAAGTTGAAAAGGTTAATCTAAgcacaattttaaatattaaacaagtTAAACATACATGTAAAGCTagacataaatataaatgtttaatgttcTTGATGTTTAATGCAAGTAAAACATGTACATGTTAAATCTAAATGTTATAGCtaaatctaaagttttttggagaaaaaaaaataatttaatcaatttaattaagCATTTTACATCTAGATATTTGGACCAAGGACAGTCAGAGAGGAAATATGTCTCATTTATGAATGGATATAAAGAACACATGAACAAACCAGGGACTAAACAGATGTATATCATAAGTTTTGTCCTGTTTATATACAATTTACCGATATTTAATGAAGAAAACACACATCTGGATGGAGATTTTGTCTTAAAGACTCTCAGtctcatcatttatttttttacaataaaggtTTCACACTCTACACTTATTGGTAAATatatagcttttttatttacagttggTACAAATCATAAATATCTATGTACAATACAGTGTCGGCTGTTGTGAGAGTGTAAATATTGAAGagtataaaacaaactttctatttacaatttttagtgaaaaataaactcaagaagagaaatctttgtgtttaaaaaaaaaacgttttcctcTTGGATGGAAGGTGCTTTCTAAACCACAAAGGGTCCTGTTGTCACTTACAGAAAGTCCCCAAAATTTTCATTGCACTCATCAAAAagcttcatcatcatcagaatTGAGCTTTCGGCTCTTGCAGTGTCGTTTTGATGTGGGCATGGCGGTCTTCCTCCAGCTCCGTCTCGTAACAGACGTTCTCCAAAAAACTACTAGAAACCCCCCTGCAGGAACTCGTGTCTCACTAAAAGACAGAGTGGGCCTCTGGTCATATTTAAGTCAGCAACGAGGGCTTGAAAGGAAAGGAAGAGGTGTTTCACTCAGTATTTCCCTCAACTTTCTGTTTCTCTTATGGTCTAAAATGGTTCTTCCTTTCACAGCTTATGTTAGATTGAAGACTGAGTTAACGtgcatggaaaaacaaaacatgattacaatttacatattttgccatttttgggTTGCTGTTTACTCTGTCATTTACATGCATCCCACAGATGAAAGGGGACACTTTTCAGAGCCGACATGTCAAACAAGCACACTTTGTGGTCACAATTGGGTTTCCTGTCCCGCTAAAAATCTCTATTTGTCTGGTCTGATGTAAAAAATCTCTCATTCTGGAGGAAGCGACAAAGATTTTTGGGCCCCTTCCAAATTGAAGCTGGCACACACCAAAGTCCCAGGAAGTCCTGGACGTAGCTTAACAGTCCACCTTCTTGTAGTCCTGGAGGGTTTTGATTCTTCACACCGTCACTGATTCTGACGTGGAGTTGAGTAAAGTCCTGTAAAGGTCCGATTTCAGGAAGCGGGGGTACGAGTCCTTTTCCATTAACCCGAAGACGATCTTTTGGGCTTCGATGAAGCATGTGGTAGAAGGAGTCTTCATGTTCCACCTGATTAGCTCCCTGGTCTTGTGATCGATGTTGATCTGTAATTTAAAGAGTCAAAATGAGACTTCAGGGGAATGAAGCAGTGCCAATCGtctctttgttttgttgaagTGGATTCTGAACTGAAAGTGGTCTGTACTTACTTCTCTGGGAGCCTCGGCTTGAACGTAGGATTTGAAGATCTTCTTGGCCCTGGAGGACAACCTGAAGGTATGTTTGATCTTCTTAAACTCCTCACAGACCAGCCAAAACTCCAGGTTTTCATCACTGAACTCTGACTTCAAGAAGGCCTGAAAGATCTTCATTCCACCTAGAAGAGTTGGGAAACTGGTTAATACTCAACCTTtgcttttgaaaactttaaaaaactcatTGTTTTAACTTACATTTCGAGGACAGAAGTCTCTCCAGTGAGTCGGACCATTGCAGCATCTCCtctaaacaaagcctgcaaaagAAAGCATGGGTTATTAAACTGTGAAACCATGAGAAATGCAGTGaagatgttgttttttatcTCCTAAACTTACCCGTCAGTGCTAAGTGCTTGAGAAGATCTACTGTGTGACTGAGACCGCAAGCTGTCTCCACTggttagaaaaagaaaacacatttcacttaaccaacaaattcaaaattttctGAGATATTGAGAtggaagttaaaataaaaatcttttaccgatttctttctgtctttttatctcCCGTCTCCATATTCTGCCCCCACAGGTCTAACGGTGCTGGAACTAGGCTTGGCATTGCAAAGATAATTTGTGTGATTTAATGTTAAGTCGCTCTCTGAAAGCTACAACTGCGTCTGTGTGGTGAACGCGCCCAACATCCCCTTTTATATATGCAAAAAGCACAAGACCGAAAGCATGGTGGGACTCATCATTCTGAacaaaccacacacacaaagaggAAGCGGCGGATGACGCAAACGCTCGAGCAAACGTGTCGTACGCAGCTGTCTGACTGTACTGTACTTCAACCTGCATTGTTGAGTTTAGAGTCCGGCCATGCAAATGCGACAGTGGAAAATTTTGTTGCTGATAAGCAAATGATTTAGGAGTTATCTGTTTGGTCTTTCTTTGCTGCTGTTTCTGgtgttggaaacatttttaactagaTACTGAGACCTGTTGGTCCCTGACAACCTGATACACACTGAGACTAGTGAGCCACAGGTGAGCTACAAAAACCTCAACTCAAGTGAAACCTCTGCTTCAGCATGAACCTCAACGGTGGCACATCCCTTAGCAAAAATAGTAcactttaagtttattaaattaagtaaacttgagtataagtatagTAAATCTATTAAAGACCATGTACATGTAGAGTAGGAAGTATAACTTCTGATTAAAtatacttgtagtacacttCTTActactttttaacatgttattgagacatttttttaatatatcaagaaaattaagatcaaaattgcatttctaagtaggTATTGAATCTGGACAGACGCAAAAATGCCATTGGAAAGAGTCTGTACTTATGATGTAGAAGCCACAATTATCAGGCCATGAGTGTCCTggtccgctccattctgattcatcgatttgcagacaaatagattcattaacGCTTTCGCTTTTCTCATCTTAGCtaacatctggctcaaaattgtacggctggatagctctaatattgctctgCACtgttgttgcacctgtaatattatgttggggttgtgatgGGCTTTAAGCTTTTGGGAGAGAGTCTAAACCAATGGTTGATGGGAAGTTGGGGTAGGCTGCGCCAATGGTGCCGCTTTAAGGTGTTGTGTCACAGGgtggattttaattttcttatatgtattttatttgggtttttaatgTTCTGGCTCTGCTCAAACTGACTGAGGGCCAGTGAATGCCCCACCAACGAACTGATTAGCAACAGGTGTGGAGCAAGGTGGCTCTCGATGCTGGACGCTTTAAAAGGACTAGCAGCAGAGCCAGACAGGAGGAAGGACGCCAGGTACAGGACTGACACGGAGGACAGAGGGGAGCTGCCTCTGGTAACTCTGGGGGGGTTACCCCATCCGCCGGAGCCACAGGCAGCTGGGTCTTCAAGCGCCAGCTGTGGTGTGCGTGCCTGTGGATCCCTTGTGAAGAGTCCGGCCTACAGTGGGGATTCAGGTGCCGGCGGTGGAGGACCGCAGCAATAAAGAGCCTTCCCAGGGTGCAGCGGGCAGCAAGGCGGAGAGGGGCGCGCAGAAGACCAGCAGCAGAGGGGTGTGGTTGCGACCCACCCCTCTCTGAGCAAAGTACCCCCTCTGTCTCCCCTCTTTATCTAAGGAGACCTTTCCGAAcccattttagattattttattgcatgctTTGGGTTTTAATtgacttttatcttgtttttatttggttttatgtgttttagacTGGGTTTGGACTGTGTGCTCCTTGGACCAGGATGTCGGCGTGGACCATTTGTGCCTGGACGCTTTTTATTGcctcttctccttttttaaaactaatctttttatatatttattttttaaaaaccctgtggacaaaataaccttaaatttCCCCTGAATTGGTTGAACCTGGTTGTCCTGACTCCTGCACGGCATCCGATCTCTCAAAGAGTAGGAGCCTACCACTCGTGACAGTTGCATACCACCAcccagctgcttttctctgagaATCAGCCGATTCTCGTTTATCGTGTAAGTAGTTACTGTATGCCAACGGGGATAGaaggttttaaaggtttaaagcttaaaataggGGGAGGGGTTTGGggttaaattaatcttttttgaaaaaaaaagtttcaagacatttatttgtttcctggaatgaggtttttctttttttaagtttttccttACAGAGAAGGAGGGTCAAAGGGCAGAGAtacccagtttagtttagtttagcagccagctattgtttatattttgtgactgactatgtttttgtcaaattaccAGTATTAATCCcgatgagacaattgttttgagATATTGGgctaaaactgaattgaaaattCAATTGAAGCGAAATGGGGGAAGGAATTTTAACTTCCATTTCAAGTGGCAGACTTCTGCTTTCAGTTAAAGACGTCTGGACGTCGTCTCGTCTACAGCCATGTCTTCTTGAAACACAGGGGGGTGATAGGAAATGAGCGCAGGCTTACTCCCCCACCAAGAGTCCTGCTCACAACTCtgaggcgaatttctgatgatCTACCACCACTACTAATAATAAGGGATTGGATTTTTCCGcccttttccagacgctcaaaccACATGCAATGTATATCTATACGATGCTGACGTAGCCacagccactctgcagaaactatgtcctagaaaacgacatagATTTAATGAATTTGGCTAAAATGGCATGATCATACCTATAAAACTATTGGTAATACTTTCCAATAGAAAACCGGAGTGAGACTTCAATGCATCCACCAACTCAGTGACCATGACAAGGTAGCAGAGGTGTCAgactccagacctcgagggcatCCGGCTGCTTTTCCAGCCCCACCTGTTTCTGactacctggatcaggtgcgttttgtcaataaaaagcTGCAGTGGTAGGTTCATTGGAAAACTTGTAGGACATTGGATACCTCAAGATCTGGAGATTGATCCCTGTAATCTACAGAGACAATTTAAAGTCAATTTCAGATACACAAAAGcctcaaaacaacaataaaataaaaataaaaactggtaaaactaaaaaagacatAACATGAGAATAAatccagtaaaaaaataaagaactgatttaaaatgttacggttttggttaaaaataaaaaaatcaagcagtATTTCATCTGTCTCAAATGAAGAATTTGTATGTTTGAAATTTCATCTGTATGGATGGGATTTTTTAAGCTCTTTAGAAATGAATATTTACAATGTAATAACCAGGCGGCattgtggtgtagtggttagcgctcttgcctccaCAGTCAGAAGGCCTTGGTTTTTAAATCCCAGCGGGGACATTTGTGTGGACTCCTCGTGcacgtgggttttctctgggcactccaGCTTCTTCACACAGTCCAAAAAACAtgcaacctgttcagggtgtacccaaCCTTCACCCAACACAAGCTGGGATGGCTGCACAGCCCCTTCGCCCTGACAGGGAGTTTTCAGGGTCtaaagatagatggatggatgtattaACCCGGAATATTGACAAAAGTAGGAATCTTTCAGTGGTTAGACATGAAATTTAAGAtcaaaaagaaatcaatttCTAAAGCCAATATATGaacttatattttataaaaatatgaataaaatatgcataaattaaaatacCTCTGTTGAAGTATCcaaaataatgcattttcaCCTATTTGAGAAACATTTACTGCATTTACAGCTAATAAAAAAcccttatttaaataaaaacataattcgTCGAACCTAacaggtgtgttttttttaaccctcaaaaaaatatttacatgtagACAAATGCACATTGATAAGACTGGAGCCTGAACCAGCTGGACAGGCTTCCAGTCCATCAAAGAGCCTTTTTTAATACCATAAAAGGAGCTTTCAGCTGCACTCTGTATGCATAAAGCCCTACAAAAATAATCTCATCCTTTAACAAATGCCAAAGCAAAAATCATAGAGGCTTattgttgattttcttttgaattctTCTCTTATTTTATGATCCCCCAAATCTACCAGTTTAAGCAGGCTTGTTTTTATTGGCTTTAGAGTCTGAGCCGAAAAGTTCACAGCAAATTTGGAAGTTTTGGTCGCCTAGCTATAGGatctgaaagtatttttttttaatgtttgtgattCTGAAAGTCTGCTCACACATGTAGGTCAAGCCAACACCAGCATTTTTGTGCTGATCTCAGGAGGTTTGAAAATACATGTAGCATTGAAGGCCTCTCAGTTTCAGAGTTGAACTTCTCTTTTGAGCCAGACTGAAGACGTTTCAGTTCCAGATCCTGTTGTGCTTTCTTGATGTCTTGTGACAGGGAGCATTCTAGCTAATGTCAGAGAAGTGGCAGGAGAATTCTTTATGCAAGTCCTCCANNNNNNNNNNNNNNNNNNNNAGATATTTGGCCTCCCTCTGATAGACCAGTGTTAGGGAATGAGCATTAGATGTCCTCAAAGCATAGACAGTACATAgttagaactggactgatcatccacGCCCCCAAATGTTCCAAATATCAAGtactggtcccagaaagccaaaatcctaaagacttctattgagaaataaagagctactactcagtcattctgtttgttctGGTGTCTCTTTGTAACATGTTATTGCtaaacctacgttttttttcatgatacaaGTTATTCAGGTTATAAACTGTCCactcagatgcctcaataagagcatgtcgTCCCCGTTGGACCCCACATTAAATAATTCTCCCCGACCAATAGCTGCTTACTAACGTCGTCTGGTCTCAAAATGGTGAAATCAGGCGCTATCTGTACCacggaaaaatggtgactgaattaaCTTAATTTCGTTGGAATCAGAAGTCAGGCTTTTCCATTGGTAACGTCACAGCCTTATTTTGTCCATTCCTGTTTATGTCAATGGTGTAAAGTCTCTCTCcgatcatcatttgatctattatgaaagtgttccctgtggtattttagctataaatatgctgtttttggcccaaatcaaaaaacctgtgttgttttctaggacattgttcCAGCAGAGCGGCCTTCCTCTTGTTTCAAGGGTTTTGACTACTTTTTCTTTCTCCCTCCTGGTATAATACGCCTGTTTTCTGATTGTTTTGTGTGCTTTCTTGAGTGCCGCAAGTCTTCTAGTcctgtttctggtgtttttgatGGAACTACCTGTGTTTGTGTCCACAGGATCCTAACATTTACACTCTcttttgctagcttacagtcctcCACAACCCCAATTTAACATTAGTGGTGCGAAAAAAATAGTGAATCTTGGAACTATCAAGCTGTACAGTTTGCAAGGAAATCAAAGACAAACATAGATTCATTTGTCgacaagcggatgcatcagaatggagcagagcaggtgGCTTGTGGCTTGCCGGAGTATCTTCTACgccacacctacaagctttctCTAACActatatttttgtctgctcctgattaagaacaatttaaataaagaaatactcagaaatgcaatttcaagctaattttcttaaaacttctcatcgaaaaatcccacaaaacatgttaataattctattttcattgcagtgggtTTTAAAACTTTCCTGGAAAATAAACTTAGCCTGGATCAGAATGCTCTTAAAGTTCTGTATAAACTGAAAGAGCTCATATTTCCTCTGAGGCTTTAAACTCTGATAGTTTACACGTGAAAACATGTTGACTTCAAATGTAAAATCTATCGGAAGTATCATTGGGTTTTTGTTAGTCTGATGAGAAATTTTCCCCTTAAACCACAAGCACAACAAGTAGAATAAGTTGTTTCAGTTTCTGGTTTTCTGGTAATCAAAGATAGTTTCTTTTTGGTTTCACctctttatatttctgttttttaactgtttatctATTGAATAAGTTTCTACCTCCAGGCTGTTTTCCCCCAGTTGGGTCTTTTGAATGACAAAATCACAC
This genomic window contains:
- the LOC112147108 gene encoding regulator of G-protein signaling 21; its protein translation is MPSLVPAPLDLWGQNMETGDKKTERNRGDSLRSQSHSRSSQALSTDGLCLEEMLQWSDSLERLLSSKCGMKIFQAFLKSEFSDENLEFWLVCEEFKKIKHTFRLSSRAKKIFKSYVQAEAPREINIDHKTRELIRWNMKTPSTTCFIEAQKIVFGLMEKDSYPRFLKSDLYRTLLNSTSESVTV